In Fodinicola acaciae, the following proteins share a genomic window:
- a CDS encoding MinD/ParA family ATP-binding protein, giving the protein MALILVGSVAGAPGATTASLALAAVWPAPQPVMVVEADCSGGDLVSRLDLDPRHGMPSLAAQCRHAPTRIDLAPHLQSVRVADRRIDVLASAVGAVEATASIGPSLAGGLLATPMDATVVADVGRLQLREEAGAAWPLLATADQVLLTSSGRPDALAHLAAMLRAVAKMAGERLRLLVVEDGPYDADEISSALSWPMVAMIPYDVHATGLLRRNGPSAFVRTRLGRVLGRLAQTMTATSTPVHGPAEAKPSLPTQPVPVIGRQYDARTTPTPAIVAATSMSESAPLMWRTR; this is encoded by the coding sequence GTGGCTCTCATCTTGGTCGGATCAGTCGCCGGTGCCCCAGGCGCGACGACCGCATCGCTCGCGTTGGCGGCGGTGTGGCCGGCGCCGCAACCTGTGATGGTCGTCGAAGCCGATTGCAGCGGCGGCGACCTTGTATCGCGCCTGGATCTCGACCCACGTCACGGAATGCCGTCGCTAGCTGCGCAGTGTCGCCATGCACCCACGAGAATCGACCTGGCCCCGCACCTTCAATCCGTACGCGTGGCCGACCGTCGGATCGATGTGCTTGCGTCGGCGGTTGGTGCCGTAGAGGCGACAGCGTCGATCGGTCCCTCGCTCGCCGGTGGTCTGTTGGCGACTCCCATGGACGCTACGGTCGTCGCGGACGTCGGCCGGCTGCAACTGCGGGAAGAGGCAGGAGCTGCGTGGCCGTTGCTGGCGACAGCTGATCAGGTGTTGCTGACGTCGTCTGGCCGTCCTGACGCCCTGGCGCATCTGGCCGCGATGCTTCGTGCTGTAGCGAAAATGGCCGGTGAGCGGCTGCGCTTGTTGGTCGTCGAGGACGGACCGTACGACGCGGACGAGATCAGTAGCGCCCTGAGCTGGCCAATGGTGGCGATGATTCCGTACGACGTCCACGCGACCGGGTTGTTGCGTCGGAACGGGCCGTCCGCTTTCGTACGTACGCGGCTTGGCCGGGTGCTTGGGCGGCTGGCTCAGACCATGACGGCAACCTCGACACCTGTCCACGGACCCGCCGAGGCAAAACCGTCGTTGCCCACGCAGCCGGTACCAGTCATCGGCCGGCAATACGATGCCCGCACGACTCCCACCCCGGCGATCGTGGCCGCCACATCAATGTCAGAATCCGCGCCGTTGATGTGGCGGACACGATGA
- a CDS encoding SAF domain-containing protein, with product MTVRERDSYTSPASTPSINGKGDGLPLAWRRRVPWLLTGLLAMTLGIAGVLTVVSASNERRAVWAAVRDLPAGHVLAVSDVRVIQVGADADVPLIPASHRTGVIGARLATAIQAGAPLTTRQLGAPAWPPASKGVVGVAVDAGEYPPRIQPGDHVAVLLDPIDQQTAGAVDPDPSASTSRPDASTLGVRERVDATVVGVTPTDLVGGTQASANTDRAGRVVVTLQTSERGAAMIASAPGARLIAVSGDGG from the coding sequence ATGACGGTACGAGAGCGCGATTCGTACACGTCGCCGGCGTCGACGCCTTCCATAAACGGCAAAGGCGACGGTCTCCCGTTGGCGTGGCGGCGGCGAGTGCCGTGGTTGCTGACGGGGCTTCTCGCGATGACGTTGGGGATCGCCGGAGTGCTGACCGTGGTGTCGGCGAGTAATGAGCGGCGCGCCGTGTGGGCGGCGGTTCGCGATCTTCCTGCCGGCCACGTGCTGGCGGTGTCGGATGTACGAGTCATCCAGGTGGGCGCTGACGCCGACGTCCCGCTGATTCCTGCCAGCCACCGTACGGGGGTTATCGGAGCACGCTTGGCGACCGCGATTCAAGCCGGTGCGCCGCTGACCACACGGCAGCTGGGTGCGCCGGCGTGGCCACCCGCGTCCAAAGGTGTCGTGGGAGTCGCCGTGGACGCCGGCGAATATCCACCACGGATTCAACCCGGTGATCACGTCGCGGTCCTGTTGGATCCCATCGATCAACAGACCGCTGGCGCCGTCGATCCGGACCCTTCGGCAAGCACGTCGAGGCCGGACGCATCGACTCTCGGCGTGCGTGAGCGCGTGGACGCAACAGTCGTTGGCGTGACGCCGACCGATCTCGTGGGAGGTACACAAGCTTCTGCGAACACTGATCGTGCCGGTCGAGTCGTCGTCACACTCCAAACATCCGAGCGCGGTGCCGCGATGATCGCATCGGCGCCGGGCGCACGGCTGATCGCTGTCTCTGGCGACGGTGGGTGA
- a CDS encoding MBL fold metallo-hydrolase, whose translation MTTTLRVLGNNTPFPAPGRPGSGYLLTTPHTKMLIDLGYAVWPELLRYAHPNDLDAVWISHLHPDHCADLFAAYQWAGNVDDARRVTIYGPAGWVDRIGAALPYDDGPDRIRRVLDTREHSESGYDVGDLHVTAVPVQHSVPTHGLRVTSDSGSLAYSADSGACPALNELANGVEVFLCEAGASEQQPFHCTPEEAVAAGLHAQRLVLTHLSPALTPDEASQRAGGATVAQPGMVFDCTAS comes from the coding sequence ATGACCACTACTTTACGCGTCCTCGGCAACAACACGCCCTTCCCGGCGCCAGGCCGTCCGGGATCTGGATACCTGCTTACCACGCCACACACGAAAATGCTCATTGATCTCGGATACGCGGTCTGGCCTGAACTCCTTCGTTATGCCCATCCTAACGATCTTGATGCTGTGTGGATTTCCCATCTTCATCCGGATCATTGCGCTGATCTCTTCGCCGCCTATCAATGGGCAGGCAACGTCGACGATGCCCGCCGGGTCACGATCTACGGCCCCGCCGGGTGGGTGGACCGGATTGGCGCAGCCTTGCCGTACGACGACGGGCCGGACCGAATCCGCCGGGTACTCGACACCCGCGAGCACTCGGAGAGCGGGTACGACGTTGGGGACCTCCACGTCACGGCCGTACCAGTCCAGCATTCTGTGCCGACCCACGGCCTCCGCGTCACCAGCGACAGCGGGTCTCTGGCGTATTCCGCTGATTCGGGAGCCTGCCCAGCGCTCAATGAGCTCGCCAACGGCGTCGAAGTCTTCCTATGCGAGGCCGGCGCAAGCGAGCAGCAACCATTTCACTGCACACCCGAGGAAGCCGTGGCGGCAGGACTCCACGCCCAGCGCCTGGTGCTTACCCACCTATCACCGGCTCTCACGCCGGATGAGGCATCGCAGCGCGCCGGCGGCGCGACGGTCGCGCAGCCAGGCATGGTCTTCGACTGCACGGCGTCCTGA
- a CDS encoding helix-turn-helix domain-containing protein produces MKDSKVVADARYELGRMLFEYRQRAGLRQKDLAPTTHYGRSTVAMVETGRQAVTRDFWESVDRRVEARGELLRAFDDLEALIGTERPGAASQRAPEGASPTHSRAVGSVEDVIDVVAKESTQLGRLADSTNISEARIDELEEALHRSANDLLAGPLVPVMHEIKWIRDEAFHALEGRQHPRQSRQLYAIAGRSCGLLATIAADRLRRPIAAARHAHAAAIAANLAEEPALIAWIGSIRSSAAFWQGRFKTAAAIAARAREAAPVGLESARLATLEARAWAKIGDARAMKNALNHAAAARSYPGVAVGEGVMAFPISNQIRIAGTAYLWIGDPDRARTTLSESLDRQAAEFNSIWHSATTRMDLATAYLCIESLDAAAATLQPLLTEASNGHYLGGAVRRGAVILEKLRGGRLVKSVQARQLTEEVTSFLSAHKNGWQTTEKQLTATGSRR; encoded by the coding sequence GTGAAGGACTCGAAAGTCGTTGCCGACGCGCGCTACGAGTTGGGGCGCATGCTCTTCGAGTACCGCCAGCGGGCTGGCCTCAGACAGAAGGATCTCGCGCCAACTACCCACTACGGCCGATCCACCGTTGCCATGGTCGAGACTGGACGTCAAGCCGTAACTCGCGACTTCTGGGAAAGCGTCGACCGGCGCGTTGAGGCCCGTGGTGAACTTCTGCGAGCCTTCGACGACCTTGAAGCATTGATCGGCACTGAGAGACCTGGTGCGGCCTCCCAACGTGCTCCGGAGGGTGCCTCTCCAACGCATAGCCGAGCTGTCGGGTCGGTCGAAGACGTCATCGACGTCGTCGCGAAGGAGTCGACTCAGCTTGGCCGTCTTGCTGACAGTACGAACATCAGCGAGGCGCGGATTGACGAGCTTGAGGAGGCTCTTCACCGGAGTGCCAACGACCTGCTCGCCGGACCGCTTGTCCCGGTCATGCATGAGATCAAATGGATACGAGACGAAGCCTTTCACGCTCTTGAAGGGCGCCAGCATCCACGTCAGAGTCGCCAGCTGTACGCGATCGCTGGGCGATCGTGTGGCTTGCTGGCGACCATAGCCGCTGACCGCCTTCGCCGCCCGATCGCCGCCGCTCGCCATGCACACGCCGCGGCCATTGCGGCGAATCTAGCTGAAGAGCCCGCGCTCATCGCGTGGATCGGGTCCATTCGAAGTAGTGCCGCCTTCTGGCAGGGCAGATTCAAGACAGCGGCTGCGATCGCCGCGCGTGCCCGCGAAGCGGCACCAGTCGGACTTGAGTCTGCCCGGCTGGCAACGCTGGAAGCTCGGGCTTGGGCCAAAATTGGCGATGCCCGAGCAATGAAGAATGCACTCAACCATGCTGCGGCGGCACGGAGCTATCCAGGGGTTGCCGTGGGGGAGGGAGTGATGGCTTTCCCAATCTCCAATCAGATTCGGATCGCCGGAACGGCGTACCTCTGGATCGGGGACCCGGATCGCGCGCGGACCACGCTGTCCGAGTCTCTGGACCGACAGGCGGCGGAATTCAACTCGATATGGCATTCGGCGACCACCCGCATGGATCTCGCAACAGCATACCTATGCATCGAAAGCCTTGACGCCGCTGCCGCGACATTGCAACCATTGTTGACGGAAGCGTCTAACGGGCACTATCTCGGTGGTGCCGTGCGGCGTGGTGCTGTCATCCTGGAGAAGTTGCGCGGTGGGCGCCTCGTGAAGTCGGTGCAGGCACGCCAGCTTACAGAGGAAGTAACTTCCTTCTTGAGTGCACACAAGAACGGCTGGCAAACGACCGAGAAGCAGCTCACCGCAACTGGGAGCAGGCGATGA
- a CDS encoding helix-turn-helix domain-containing protein — MARSKMTPLERRQLGTALRAHREAANLTLADVAQHFGWSTSKPSRIEGGKSEATARDVRDLLDLYEVTDDSERAHLIRLTQGSRGSDDSYYQFTDLLPRQFTNFLGLEAAASVLRMHDPVLVPGLFQTEEYARALITAYRIDDDPETIERWVQTRMTRQELLSADHTPEIWAILGEGALRCNIGGDAVMAAQNRHLLHLAKQKRVRLQVVPFRAGAYIGMDTGFVILDFVDAPSVVTVDGLTRNSYLHHKNEVDRYSVAFDHMRAVALSRADSRALIEEMAT, encoded by the coding sequence ATGGCGCGAAGCAAGATGACACCACTGGAACGTCGGCAGCTTGGAACCGCCCTTCGAGCTCACCGCGAAGCGGCGAACCTGACGCTCGCAGACGTCGCGCAGCATTTCGGCTGGTCGACCTCGAAGCCTTCGCGCATCGAGGGTGGCAAGAGCGAAGCCACGGCTCGTGACGTGCGCGACTTGCTCGACCTGTACGAGGTCACCGACGACTCGGAGCGCGCCCATCTCATCAGGCTGACGCAAGGCTCTCGCGGGTCCGATGATTCGTACTACCAGTTCACCGATCTGCTCCCCAGGCAGTTCACGAACTTCCTCGGCCTCGAGGCGGCGGCGAGCGTGCTGCGGATGCACGATCCCGTTCTGGTGCCCGGCCTGTTCCAGACTGAGGAATATGCACGGGCCTTGATCACCGCTTACCGGATCGACGACGACCCGGAGACGATCGAGCGGTGGGTCCAGACCCGGATGACACGCCAGGAGCTCCTGAGCGCTGACCACACTCCGGAGATCTGGGCGATCCTCGGCGAGGGCGCATTGCGCTGCAACATCGGCGGCGACGCGGTCATGGCGGCACAAAACCGGCATCTGTTGCACCTGGCGAAGCAGAAGCGCGTACGTCTGCAGGTCGTTCCGTTCCGGGCTGGCGCGTACATTGGGATGGACACCGGCTTCGTTATCCTTGACTTCGTGGACGCACCCAGCGTTGTCACGGTTGACGGGCTGACGCGGAACTCGTACCTGCACCACAAGAATGAAGTGGACAGGTACAGCGTGGCGTTCGACCACATGCGCGCCGTCGCGCTCAGCCGGGCAGACAGCCGCGCACTGATAGAGGAGATGGCAACATGA
- a CDS encoding DUF397 domain-containing protein yields the protein MIGPRPATTSGISWRKSSRSNGNGSSSCVQISDTLAGRTLVRDSKLGEASPVLVFAPAEWRTFVAGVRTIR from the coding sequence ATGATCGGCCCGCGGCCAGCGACCACGAGCGGGATCAGCTGGCGTAAGAGCTCCCGCAGCAACGGCAACGGAAGCAGCTCGTGCGTCCAGATCAGCGACACCCTGGCCGGACGCACACTCGTCCGCGACAGCAAACTCGGCGAGGCGTCACCGGTCCTGGTTTTCGCTCCGGCCGAGTGGCGGACCTTCGTCGCTGGGGTCAGAACGATCCGATAG
- a CDS encoding bifunctional DNA primase/polymerase produces the protein MISYRAALQMRAAEYASRGWPVAAMRNDGGDAADHPFANWVPVFSDPSTDPRVVTSWWRSETYGIGLVTGEQFAFLDVPAGRVAQTHAVSGRHVPVIAGVKDRWLFMVGVHDALNNRREALCKADVRVHCEGVIVLAPPTRTTAGSLYWHLHPGESAWVPADSAAVIDALLDESASDGSS, from the coding sequence GTGATCAGCTACCGTGCCGCACTACAGATGCGCGCAGCCGAGTACGCGAGTCGCGGCTGGCCGGTCGCGGCGATGCGCAATGACGGCGGCGACGCTGCCGATCATCCGTTTGCCAACTGGGTACCGGTTTTCTCAGATCCGTCGACAGACCCGCGAGTCGTCACCTCGTGGTGGCGCAGCGAGACGTACGGCATCGGACTGGTGACGGGTGAGCAATTCGCATTTCTCGATGTTCCCGCTGGGCGCGTTGCACAAACACATGCCGTATCAGGCCGACATGTCCCGGTCATCGCTGGCGTCAAGGATCGCTGGCTGTTCATGGTGGGCGTTCACGACGCTCTGAACAACAGACGAGAAGCCTTGTGTAAAGCCGACGTCCGTGTTCATTGCGAAGGCGTGATTGTGTTGGCGCCTCCGACGCGGACAACCGCCGGTTCATTGTATTGGCATCTGCACCCCGGCGAGTCTGCGTGGGTTCCGGCGGACAGCGCGGCAGTCATCGATGCACTTCTTGACGAATCTGCGTCGGATGGTTCGTCATGA
- a CDS encoding FxLD family lanthipeptide yields the protein MPLDNQLEPQLFLLLRRDFSLDTLEDATTADLKDLFNLNVRVITSDPSQHGVEPPCSTNDGCAGSCASACASRG from the coding sequence ATGCCGCTGGACAACCAATTAGAACCTCAGCTGTTTCTTCTACTGCGAAGGGATTTTTCATTGGACACGCTCGAAGATGCGACAACCGCAGATCTCAAGGATCTGTTCAACCTGAACGTGCGGGTGATCACAAGTGATCCGAGTCAACACGGTGTAGAGCCGCCGTGCAGCACCAACGACGGATGCGCTGGAAGCTGCGCCTCCGCTTGCGCCAGCCGCGGATAA
- a CDS encoding lantibiotic dehydratase has translation MSHGAPNGHYRHTGVALARVAVWPVLDSATWWPQADDTDECVTWLRKTWADNEMAEAIQHASPSLAAAVRSLLNAHVPGDADPLGAKRIRRATEATARYVLRATGRPTPFGLFAGVATAEIGGTAQSWWGSEHRAFARVDTEWLSDVVDQLESNPAVLERVEVVVNNLVTRHGDRREIPYGPDRVSIRATTAVRRIRQLAATPIRFDDLATALIEAFPADNREIVVAALTELIHHRFLITCLRAPHTTTDPLGRLITRLVTAGAEELPKTSEMLAELQAIHAELDRHNQLPAAPNPEHTNETAADLRTTVTNRLRLLSMAGRIPLAVDLSLDTRIRLPANVAEEAARAASALLRLTRHPTGLPVWREYHAAFLDRYGLGALVPVTEVLDPTAGLGYPAGYSGSLLPTLSDARVTERDQRFLALAWQEVGAGSSEIMLTDDMIDTIAGKPIESTRVPPHVEIAVRVHANSIRAIDRGEYLLTAAPARAGGVLTSRFTSTTTGTGLERVYRDLPVGTAGALPVQLSFPPAYPHAENVCRVPAYVPDLLCLGEHRDPDLESVSLADVAVYATTDRLHLVSVSRGQVLEPQVFHALDLDKQPPPLARFLAHLTRGYRAAFTVLDFGPNADLLPYLPRVRYGRTILAPARWRLDQSEFPSATATVDCWRVALDRWRQRWHWPVTVDLRDDDRTVQLTLDEPLHTAILRNHLARAGHAVLTEPVPRAAYHWLDGHAHDIALPLASTHTPAPSPLNGVPVTAANWNTAYVPGAPGSPWFSTKLHTHPDHVNTIVTQHLPDLLAKLQTDGRDPAYWFVRYRSQNETDHLRLRLQVADSGACDRFTTALGTWVTELRDNDLAGRFVVDTYFRELGRYGPGAAMDAAEAVFAADSRVVADQLRQSPDDAVDRTVQVAVNMVHIAVGFLGTDAGLTWLAARSAAAANPPSRDAADRVARLIRNGQLLDQPESAGPAWSERRTALAAYRRQLAMSVGVDTVLESLLHMHHNRAIGINRDHEQTCRRLALRAARAYRATHTVAAAAP, from the coding sequence ATGAGCCACGGGGCTCCCAATGGTCACTATCGCCATACCGGAGTGGCACTGGCGCGAGTCGCCGTGTGGCCCGTTCTGGACTCTGCCACATGGTGGCCCCAGGCCGACGACACCGACGAATGCGTGACCTGGCTGAGGAAGACCTGGGCAGATAATGAGATGGCCGAGGCGATACAGCATGCCAGCCCGTCGTTGGCTGCCGCCGTACGCTCGTTGCTGAATGCCCATGTGCCGGGTGACGCGGATCCGCTAGGAGCCAAGCGAATCCGTCGAGCGACCGAAGCGACCGCTCGTTATGTCTTGCGCGCGACCGGGCGACCAACGCCGTTCGGTTTGTTCGCCGGCGTGGCGACAGCGGAAATCGGAGGCACGGCCCAGTCTTGGTGGGGCTCTGAACATCGCGCCTTCGCCCGAGTTGACACCGAGTGGCTCTCCGATGTCGTCGACCAGCTCGAGTCCAATCCTGCGGTGTTGGAGCGGGTTGAGGTCGTCGTCAACAATCTCGTGACCCGGCACGGCGACCGACGTGAGATTCCGTACGGGCCGGATCGAGTGTCGATCCGCGCAACCACGGCCGTACGCCGGATCCGGCAATTGGCGGCGACGCCAATCCGGTTCGACGACCTCGCAACCGCGCTCATCGAGGCTTTCCCTGCCGACAATCGCGAGATCGTCGTAGCTGCATTGACCGAACTGATCCATCACCGGTTTCTGATCACGTGCCTACGCGCACCCCACACCACCACTGATCCACTTGGCCGTCTGATCACTCGCCTGGTTACAGCCGGCGCCGAAGAACTGCCGAAAACTAGCGAAATGCTCGCCGAGCTCCAAGCAATCCATGCCGAACTCGACCGCCACAACCAGCTACCTGCCGCACCGAACCCGGAACATACCAACGAGACCGCGGCCGATCTGCGGACAACAGTCACGAACCGACTGCGACTGCTGTCGATGGCGGGGCGAATTCCACTCGCGGTTGATCTGTCGCTGGACACACGCATTCGGCTTCCCGCTAACGTGGCGGAGGAGGCGGCGCGGGCGGCGAGCGCGCTGCTGCGTCTGACCCGACACCCGACCGGCCTTCCGGTTTGGCGTGAGTACCACGCGGCATTCCTCGACCGTTACGGCCTCGGCGCACTCGTACCCGTGACCGAGGTGCTCGACCCGACCGCAGGGCTGGGTTACCCGGCCGGCTATTCAGGAAGCCTGCTGCCAACCTTGTCCGATGCCCGGGTGACCGAGCGGGATCAACGGTTCCTTGCGCTGGCCTGGCAAGAAGTGGGCGCTGGCAGCAGCGAAATCATGCTGACCGACGACATGATCGACACGATCGCGGGCAAGCCGATCGAGTCGACCCGAGTGCCACCGCATGTGGAGATCGCAGTACGGGTGCACGCCAACAGCATCCGGGCGATCGACCGAGGCGAGTATTTGCTGACTGCAGCTCCCGCTCGCGCTGGCGGCGTGTTGACCTCGCGGTTCACGTCCACGACGACCGGCACGGGTTTGGAGAGGGTGTATCGGGATCTGCCTGTGGGTACCGCTGGAGCATTGCCCGTGCAGCTCTCGTTTCCGCCGGCGTATCCGCACGCCGAGAATGTGTGTCGGGTGCCGGCGTACGTGCCTGACCTGCTCTGCCTCGGAGAGCATCGTGACCCGGATCTGGAATCGGTTTCGCTGGCTGACGTGGCTGTGTACGCGACCACCGACCGGTTGCACCTGGTCAGCGTGTCTCGCGGGCAAGTCCTTGAGCCGCAGGTCTTTCATGCTCTCGACTTGGACAAGCAACCGCCGCCGCTGGCCCGGTTCCTCGCGCATCTCACTCGCGGCTACCGCGCGGCGTTCACGGTGCTCGACTTTGGTCCGAACGCGGATCTGCTCCCCTACTTGCCCCGTGTTCGGTATGGCCGCACGATTCTTGCTCCCGCTCGGTGGCGCCTTGATCAGAGTGAATTCCCATCTGCCACGGCCACAGTGGACTGTTGGAGGGTCGCATTGGACAGATGGCGACAGCGGTGGCACTGGCCAGTCACCGTTGATCTCCGCGACGACGATCGTACGGTTCAGCTCACGCTCGACGAGCCACTCCACACCGCGATCCTGCGCAATCACCTCGCCCGCGCCGGCCACGCCGTGCTCACCGAACCTGTGCCGCGGGCCGCGTATCACTGGCTCGACGGGCATGCGCACGACATCGCGCTCCCACTGGCCAGCACCCACACGCCGGCGCCGTCACCCCTCAACGGCGTGCCAGTCACGGCCGCCAACTGGAACACGGCGTACGTACCAGGGGCGCCTGGATCACCTTGGTTTTCAACCAAACTCCACACTCACCCCGATCATGTGAACACCATCGTCACCCAGCATCTGCCCGATCTGTTGGCAAAGTTGCAGACCGACGGTCGAGATCCGGCGTACTGGTTCGTGCGCTACCGCAGCCAGAACGAGACCGATCACCTGCGACTTCGCTTGCAGGTCGCGGATTCCGGCGCGTGCGACCGCTTCACGACCGCGCTTGGAACGTGGGTGACCGAGCTGCGCGACAACGACCTCGCCGGACGATTCGTTGTCGACACTTACTTCCGGGAGCTTGGCCGGTACGGTCCCGGCGCTGCCATGGACGCGGCCGAAGCCGTCTTCGCCGCTGATTCGCGCGTCGTCGCTGACCAGCTCCGTCAGTCACCAGACGACGCCGTCGATCGGACCGTGCAGGTCGCGGTCAACATGGTCCACATCGCCGTCGGATTCCTCGGCACCGACGCAGGATTGACCTGGTTGGCTGCGCGATCTGCTGCGGCTGCCAACCCGCCGTCGCGAGACGCGGCGGACCGCGTCGCACGGCTGATTCGCAACGGACAACTGTTGGACCAACCGGAGTCCGCAGGTCCAGCGTGGTCTGAACGACGTACGGCTCTGGCGGCGTACCGCCGGCAACTGGCGATGTCGGTGGGCGTCGATACGGTGCTGGAATCGCTACTGCACATGCACCACAACCGGGCCATCGGTATCAACCGCGACCACGAGCAGACCTGCCGGCGACTCGCCCTGCGTGCTGCCCGCGCGTACCGCGCCACGCATACCGTTGCGGCGGCCGCGCCGTGA
- a CDS encoding lanthionine synthetase C family protein, whose product MNPSPLIPETPPAGEPWRGWYEDLYNGAPGILLWHAARAHADEASWETVHSWATAITRRRLTSDTVAGGLHRGVAAVAYALHAAGDPSYEPVLNTLDHLVVNLTRNRLRHAYERLAAGQLPQLREFDLIRGLTGLGAYLLARRTSTTIEALLGVLDYLVRLTELRTIDDLPLPGWWSSDPPSGLSPADADGGHGNFGLAHGISGPLALLSLSARREIVVDAHLDAIHRIYAWLDDQTCGSGDLVWWPEYVTVAAPALPTKPGRPSWCYGTPGIARAMQLAGIAVGEQAWQRRAAQAMAACATDERQRTLIRDAGICHGWAGLVHTVRHMTADGAALATVLPDLRSRLERQLQREPPVDDGLLTGTSGIQLVLNNRAAAPAWDSCLLLDSATRPMERTP is encoded by the coding sequence GTGAATCCATCCCCGCTCATCCCGGAGACACCTCCGGCTGGCGAACCGTGGCGCGGTTGGTACGAGGATCTCTACAACGGAGCACCCGGCATCCTGCTCTGGCACGCCGCCCGCGCACACGCCGACGAGGCCAGTTGGGAGACGGTTCACAGCTGGGCGACCGCGATCACTCGCCGTCGCCTCACCTCCGACACGGTCGCCGGTGGCCTGCACCGCGGGGTCGCCGCCGTGGCGTACGCACTCCACGCCGCCGGAGACCCATCCTATGAACCGGTGCTGAACACGCTCGACCATCTCGTCGTCAATCTGACGCGGAATCGCCTACGGCACGCGTACGAGCGACTCGCCGCCGGGCAACTGCCGCAGCTGCGCGAATTCGACCTCATCCGCGGGCTGACAGGACTCGGCGCCTACCTACTCGCCCGTCGCACCTCCACGACGATCGAGGCCCTGCTCGGTGTACTCGACTACCTCGTACGACTCACTGAACTGCGCACGATCGACGATCTCCCGCTGCCTGGTTGGTGGAGCTCTGATCCACCGTCCGGTCTTTCGCCCGCAGATGCCGACGGCGGACATGGAAACTTTGGTCTAGCCCACGGCATCAGCGGGCCGCTCGCGCTCCTGTCGCTGTCAGCCCGCCGTGAGATCGTCGTAGACGCTCATCTCGATGCCATCCACCGGATCTATGCCTGGCTCGATGATCAAACCTGCGGATCCGGCGACCTTGTCTGGTGGCCCGAGTACGTCACGGTCGCCGCCCCTGCGTTGCCGACCAAGCCCGGCCGTCCGTCCTGGTGCTATGGCACACCGGGCATTGCCCGCGCCATGCAGTTGGCCGGCATCGCTGTCGGCGAGCAGGCTTGGCAGCGACGCGCGGCACAGGCGATGGCGGCCTGCGCCACCGACGAGCGGCAGCGCACGCTTATCCGCGATGCCGGCATCTGCCATGGCTGGGCCGGACTCGTGCACACCGTGCGGCACATGACGGCCGACGGAGCCGCGCTCGCGACCGTACTACCCGATCTCCGTTCTCGACTCGAGCGTCAATTGCAGCGCGAACCGCCAGTCGATGACGGGCTGCTGACCGGAACCAGCGGCATACAGCTCGTCCTGAATAATCGCGCCGCCGCACCCGCCTGGGACAGCTGCCTCCTGCTCGACAGCGCAACCCGCCCTATGGAAAGGACACCATGA